The following are from one region of the Amblyraja radiata isolate CabotCenter1 chromosome 46, sAmbRad1.1.pri, whole genome shotgun sequence genome:
- the gpr182 gene encoding G-protein coupled receptor 182 — translation MADSTVTSPSSSNTTTKDCSAPLCQCVYYMSGEAMMYITLVLYLLIFVVGLVENILVLWINWQMKKAKKESNLYIFNLAISDMIAVLIIPLRIIEILLHYRWIWGSFLCKLDGFLYCLNLYCNVFFLLSSSVDRYFSLRYPAQAQGSRDRRIRRLICVSVWTLAMVLSIPNYLFHQLYGYYDNYCFLDSRRSWYIQSSLTLIFGFVIPFPIIIVSNIITAKAAKASGNKEIIRTCKLIYGYIITFLICWSPYYFLLLAELMDWDQNCYMLYALYFFYDFTVCLTCTHCIINPILFNFMYKDFRYHFATSIVKFLPKKYAKEDDDVSISSDTRHIVVIS, via the coding sequence ATGGCGGACTCAACTGTGACCAGCCCTAGCAGCAGCAACACCACTACTAAAGATTGCAGCGCTCCCTTGTGCCAATGTGTTTACTACATGAGTGGAGAAGCAATGATGTATATAACGCTTGTTTTATACCTGCTAATCTTTGTAGTGGGTCTGGTAGAGAACATTCTTGTTCTTTGGATAAACTGGCAGATGAAAAAGGCCAAGAAAGAAAGCaacttatatatttttaatttagccATCAGTGACATGATTGCTGTGTTAATCATCCCGTTGAGGATAATAGAGATCTTGTTACATTACCGTTGGATCTGGGGCTCCTTTTTGTGCAAACTCGATGGCTTCCTGTATTGCCTTAATCTGTATTGCAACGTCTTTTTCTTGCTCAGTTCGAGTGTGGACAGATACTTCTCATTGCGGTACCCAGCCCAGGCTCAAGGATCCAGGGATCGACGTATCCGCAGGCTGATTTGTGTGTCCGTGTGGACTCTGGCTATGGTATTGTCCATACCAAACTATTTATTTCACCAATTGTATGGATATTACGATAACTATTGCTTCTTGGATAGCAGGAGGTCTTGGTATATTCAAAGTTCTTTAACCCTGATTTTTGGGTTTGTTATCCCCTTTCCCATTATCATTGTGAGCAACATCATCACTGCAAAAGCTGCTAAAGCCTCCGGTAACAAAGAAATCATAAGGACCTGTAAATTAATATATGGTTACATCATAACATTCTTAATCTGTTGGTCCCCTTATTACTTCCTCCTACTCGCTGAGCTGATGGATTGGGACCAAAACTGTTATATGCTGTAtgcactttattttttttatgaCTTCACTGTGTGCCTCACATGCACTCACTGCATTATAAATCCCATCCTCTTCAACTTTATGTACAAAGATTTCAGGTATCATTTTGCAACCAGCATTGTGAAGTTTTTGCCCAAGAAATATGCCAAGGAAGATGACGATGTGTCCATTTCTTCAGACACCAGACACATTGTGGTGATTTCATGA